A genomic window from Microbacterium sp. ET2 includes:
- the hutH gene encoding histidine ammonia-lyase, with protein sequence MSLLSSEVLVGDRPLTGADVVSVSRHGAAVRVSDAGLAQVRETRALIESLADDPRPHYGISTGFGALATTFIAPERRRQLQASLIRSHAAGTGAEVEDEVIRALQLLRLQTLASGRTGVRAEVVEVYAGMLNAGITPVVREYGSLGCSGDLAPLAHVALAAMGEGEVRVRGGDVTSAREALAAASLTPLVLEEKEGLALINGTDGMLGMLLLAAHDLEMLLDTADVAAALSIESQLGTDAVFAADLMQLRPHPGQRDSAAHLRALLAGSGIVASHRDPEVCTRVQDAYSLRCSPQVHGAARDTLTHARLVAERELAAVIDNPVVTLDGRVESNGNFHGAPIAYVLDFLAIAVADVASISERRTDRALDVARNQGLPPFLAHEPGVDSGLMIAQYAAAGIVSELQRLAAPASVDSIPSSAMQEDHVSMGWAAGRKLRRAVDGLARVLAIEVITGARAQRLRAPLRPAPATGAVADLVCEAAGVPGPDRFLSPEIEAVTDLVSRGAIARAAASALSPITSEEHS encoded by the coding sequence ATGTCCCTGCTGTCCTCCGAGGTGCTCGTCGGCGATCGCCCGCTCACCGGGGCCGATGTCGTCTCCGTCTCCCGTCACGGTGCCGCGGTCCGGGTATCCGACGCGGGACTCGCGCAGGTGCGCGAGACCCGTGCCCTCATCGAGAGCCTCGCCGACGACCCGCGCCCGCACTACGGCATCTCGACGGGTTTCGGCGCGCTTGCGACCACCTTCATCGCCCCCGAGCGACGGCGACAGCTGCAGGCGAGCCTCATCCGCTCGCACGCCGCCGGGACGGGCGCCGAGGTCGAGGACGAAGTCATTCGGGCGCTGCAGCTCCTGCGCCTCCAGACCCTCGCGTCGGGGCGCACGGGTGTGCGCGCCGAGGTCGTCGAGGTCTACGCGGGCATGCTGAACGCCGGGATCACCCCGGTCGTCCGGGAGTACGGCTCGCTCGGGTGCTCGGGCGACCTCGCACCCCTCGCCCACGTCGCGCTCGCGGCCATGGGGGAGGGCGAGGTGCGGGTGCGCGGCGGTGACGTCACGTCGGCGCGGGAGGCGCTCGCCGCGGCATCCCTCACCCCTCTCGTGCTCGAGGAGAAGGAGGGGCTCGCCCTCATCAACGGCACCGACGGGATGCTGGGGATGCTCCTCCTCGCCGCCCACGACCTGGAGATGCTCCTCGATACCGCCGATGTCGCCGCCGCGCTGTCCATCGAGAGCCAGCTCGGTACCGACGCGGTGTTCGCCGCCGATCTGATGCAGCTGCGGCCGCACCCCGGTCAGCGGGATTCGGCCGCGCACCTGCGGGCTCTCCTCGCCGGATCGGGCATCGTCGCCAGTCATCGCGATCCCGAGGTGTGCACGCGGGTGCAGGATGCGTACTCGCTGCGCTGCAGCCCGCAGGTGCACGGCGCCGCCCGTGACACCCTGACCCACGCACGATTGGTCGCCGAGCGGGAACTCGCCGCCGTCATCGACAACCCCGTCGTCACCCTCGACGGCCGCGTGGAGTCCAACGGCAACTTCCACGGGGCGCCGATCGCCTACGTGCTGGACTTCCTCGCGATCGCCGTCGCCGATGTGGCGTCGATCTCGGAGCGGCGCACCGACCGCGCGCTCGACGTCGCACGCAATCAGGGCCTTCCCCCCTTCCTCGCCCACGAGCCCGGCGTCGATTCGGGACTCATGATCGCCCAGTACGCCGCCGCGGGCATCGTGTCGGAGCTCCAGCGCCTCGCCGCCCCGGCATCGGTGGATTCGATCCCGTCCTCGGCGATGCAGGAAGACCATGTGTCGATGGGGTGGGCGGCGGGACGCAAACTCCGACGCGCGGTGGATGGCCTCGCCCGTGTCCTGGCGATCGAGGTCATCACCGGGGCGAGGGCACAGCGGCTGCGCGCCCCGCTCCGGCCGGCACCGGCCACCGGCGCCGTCGCCGACCTCGTGTGCGAGGCCGCCGGCGTCCCCGGTCCCGACCGCTTCCTCTCGCCCGAGATCGAGGCGGTCACCGACCTCGTCTCCCGCGGTGCGATCGCCCGCGCCGCGGCATCCGCCCTTTCCCCGATCACCTCCGAGGAGCACTCATGA
- a CDS encoding SixA phosphatase family protein → MTIELVLARHAKSDWGDPGLRDHDRSLNERGRRDAPRMAARLAGTGFRPDALLSSTAVRARTTAEAFAAALETTVTLVPDLYGASPSTLLATASESGALRVMLVAHNPGMAELADALSGGRIGEMPTCAVARFHWDDDDWAVVGAVDPTEWHIDTPR, encoded by the coding sequence ATGACGATCGAACTGGTGCTGGCGCGACATGCGAAGTCGGACTGGGGCGACCCCGGGCTCCGCGATCACGATCGCTCGTTGAACGAGCGCGGCCGGCGCGATGCGCCGCGCATGGCCGCGCGCCTGGCCGGAACGGGGTTCCGCCCCGATGCGCTGCTGTCGAGCACCGCCGTGCGCGCCCGCACGACCGCGGAGGCCTTCGCCGCGGCGCTGGAGACCACGGTCACCCTTGTCCCCGACCTGTACGGCGCCTCACCCTCGACGCTCCTCGCCACCGCGTCGGAAAGCGGCGCCCTGCGGGTGATGCTCGTCGCCCACAACCCCGGGATGGCGGAGCTCGCCGACGCCCTCTCCGGAGGCCGGATCGGCGAGATGCCCACGTGCGCGGTCGCCCGGTTCCACTGGGATGATGACGACTGGGCCGTCGTCGGCGCGGTCGACCCGACGGAGTGGCACATCGACACACCCCGCTGA
- a CDS encoding ABC transporter ATP-binding protein yields MPEASLTTHPGPRGRTSQPEEDASGATGSVVIDRVTKRYAGQAAVDDLSLAIAAGEFVSLLGPSGCGKTTTLRMIAGFEHPDAGDIVVSGRSVLGLPPYRRDVNTVFQAYALFPHLSVAENVAYGLQQTRTPKAEVRQRVADALDMVQMRRFADRKPTQLSGGQQQRIALARALVNRPAVLLLDEPLGALDRQLREEMQLELKLLQSRLGITFVFVTHDQGEALSMSDRIAVMRDGRIEQLADSDTIYARPATAYVAAFVGQQNFFRGAVVDAGAAVESPHVVVRGTERVLTGPQGEAAVRPENIRIDPAGSSAAGEVNAVEGELIGVSHLGETMQYLVSLGGDQSLVVRRPTPDAPALRVGDRVRCAWAPHHVLLFPFDDAAEEGGYVAPPTA; encoded by the coding sequence ATGCCCGAGGCTTCCCTCACCACACACCCCGGCCCGCGCGGGCGCACCTCGCAGCCGGAGGAGGATGCGAGCGGGGCGACGGGGTCGGTCGTGATCGACCGGGTCACCAAGCGCTACGCGGGTCAGGCGGCTGTCGACGATCTGTCTCTCGCGATCGCTGCCGGCGAGTTCGTCTCGCTCCTCGGGCCCTCCGGGTGCGGGAAGACGACGACCCTCCGCATGATCGCGGGATTCGAGCATCCGGATGCCGGGGACATCGTCGTCTCCGGCCGCTCCGTGCTCGGTCTTCCGCCCTACCGCCGCGACGTGAACACCGTCTTCCAGGCCTACGCGCTCTTCCCTCACCTGTCCGTCGCCGAGAACGTCGCCTACGGTCTGCAGCAGACGCGCACGCCGAAGGCGGAGGTGCGGCAGCGGGTCGCCGACGCGCTGGACATGGTGCAGATGCGCCGGTTCGCCGACCGCAAGCCGACGCAGCTCTCCGGCGGGCAGCAGCAGCGCATCGCCCTCGCACGCGCCCTGGTCAACCGGCCCGCCGTGCTGCTCCTGGACGAGCCGCTCGGCGCCCTGGATCGGCAGCTGCGCGAGGAGATGCAGCTGGAGCTCAAGCTTCTGCAGTCGCGGTTGGGCATCACCTTCGTGTTCGTCACCCATGATCAGGGTGAGGCCCTGTCGATGAGCGACCGGATCGCGGTGATGCGCGATGGCCGCATCGAGCAGCTGGCGGACTCGGACACCATCTACGCGCGGCCGGCGACGGCCTACGTGGCGGCGTTCGTCGGCCAGCAGAACTTCTTCCGCGGAGCGGTCGTCGACGCGGGCGCGGCGGTCGAGTCTCCACACGTCGTCGTGCGCGGCACGGAGCGGGTGCTGACGGGCCCGCAGGGCGAGGCCGCGGTGCGGCCCGAGAACATCCGCATCGATCCCGCCGGGTCATCCGCGGCCGGCGAGGTGAATGCGGTCGAGGGCGAACTCATCGGCGTCTCGCACCTGGGCGAGACGATGCAGTACCTCGTCAGCCTCGGCGGCGACCAGAGTCTCGTGGTCCGCCGACCCACGCCCGACGCCCCGGCCCTGCGCGTCGGCGACCGGGTGCGCTGCGCGTGGGCGCCCCACCACGTCCTCCTCTTCCCCTTCGACGACGCCGCCGAGGAGGGCGGCTACGTCGCGCCGCCGACCGCCTGA
- a CDS encoding DUF445 domain-containing protein, with translation MARTPTALLSPADQQRRRGLRTMKAVALGALLAMAVVFAIAFSLQEQVPWLGYVRAAAEGGMVGALADWFAVTALFRHPLGLPIPHTAIIPKRKDEIGRTLGEFVETEFLRGDVVRTKLAATHVSRRAGEWLREPAHAARVGSEASVIAAGVLRALSDDDVRDVIEELAREHVLVPEWGPPVGAWLGRVIDAGAHHSAVDLAAETIDHWLSANRVAFEGLVSRRLPSWVPRIAQRLVDETVYNEAVKFVAAVRADPDHPARHAIDGYLERLAQNLQTDPATIGRLEDAKGALFDSPRVRELAAQAWGTAKSGLLAALDDPDSGLRRRLTDALADIGERLVTDTALQQRADGWVTEAAVFLVDRYRHDIASIITDTVEKWDPEETTEKIELMVGRDLQYIRLNGTIVGSLAGLVIYTIARAIWG, from the coding sequence ATGGCGCGTACCCCGACGGCTCTGCTGAGCCCCGCCGACCAGCAGCGGCGCCGCGGCCTGCGCACGATGAAGGCCGTGGCCCTGGGCGCTCTGCTGGCGATGGCCGTGGTGTTCGCCATCGCCTTCTCGCTCCAGGAGCAGGTGCCCTGGCTCGGTTACGTCCGCGCCGCCGCCGAGGGCGGCATGGTGGGAGCCCTCGCGGACTGGTTCGCGGTGACGGCGCTGTTCCGGCATCCGCTCGGTCTCCCCATCCCGCACACCGCCATCATCCCCAAGCGCAAGGACGAGATCGGCCGCACGCTCGGCGAGTTCGTCGAGACCGAGTTCCTGCGCGGTGACGTCGTGCGCACGAAGCTCGCCGCGACCCATGTGTCGCGCCGGGCGGGCGAGTGGCTGCGCGAACCCGCGCATGCAGCCCGGGTGGGTTCCGAAGCCTCGGTGATCGCCGCCGGCGTCCTGCGCGCCCTGAGCGATGACGATGTGCGCGACGTGATCGAAGAGCTTGCTCGCGAGCACGTGCTCGTTCCGGAGTGGGGCCCTCCCGTCGGCGCGTGGCTCGGCCGAGTGATCGACGCGGGCGCCCACCACAGCGCCGTCGATCTGGCCGCGGAGACCATCGACCACTGGCTCTCGGCCAACAGAGTGGCGTTCGAGGGTCTGGTCTCGCGGCGACTGCCCAGCTGGGTGCCCCGGATCGCTCAACGCCTCGTCGACGAGACGGTGTACAACGAAGCGGTGAAGTTCGTCGCGGCCGTGCGCGCCGATCCCGATCATCCGGCGCGGCATGCGATCGACGGCTACCTCGAGCGGCTCGCCCAGAACCTGCAGACGGACCCCGCCACCATCGGACGACTCGAAGACGCCAAGGGCGCGCTGTTCGACAGCCCGCGGGTCCGCGAACTCGCCGCGCAGGCCTGGGGCACCGCGAAGTCCGGACTGCTGGCTGCCCTCGACGACCCCGACAGCGGCCTGCGCCGCCGACTGACCGATGCGCTGGCCGACATCGGCGAGCGTCTGGTGACCGACACCGCACTGCAGCAGCGTGCCGACGGCTGGGTGACCGAGGCGGCGGTCTTCCTCGTCGACCGATACCGCCACGACATCGCCTCGATCATCACCGACACCGTCGAGAAGTGGGACCCCGAGGAGACCACCGAGAAGATCGAGCTCATGGTCGGGCGCGACCTCCAGTACATCCGGCTCAACGGCACCATCGTCGGGTCGCTGGCGGGTCTGGTCATCTATACGATCGCCCGCGCCATCTGGGGATGA
- a CDS encoding IclR family transcriptional regulator, protein MSVISDSRTSKARPQVPAADQTLRILSHLARQRGPVPARTIADALALPRSTVYHLLTTLERRGFVVHLTAEQRWGLGIAAFELGGGYARQQPLARLGRPLVAALADRLGESTHLAVMSGRDVLYLVEERAPGRPTLVTDVGVRLPAHLTATGRAMLAALPPAQVRALFPDASAFADRTGRGPRRLSELRRILRDVRGDGVAEEHGEVTLGFRSVAAVVRDHAGWPAAAVATTWAEESTPRHPDVAALVRDTAGVLARRIGG, encoded by the coding sequence GTGTCTGTGATCTCAGACAGCCGCACGTCGAAGGCGAGGCCGCAGGTTCCGGCTGCCGACCAGACGCTGCGGATCCTCTCGCACCTCGCCCGTCAGCGCGGGCCCGTGCCGGCCCGGACGATCGCCGACGCTCTCGCCCTTCCGCGCTCGACGGTGTATCACCTGCTGACCACGCTCGAGCGGCGCGGATTCGTCGTCCACCTCACGGCCGAGCAGCGCTGGGGCCTCGGCATCGCGGCGTTCGAGCTCGGCGGCGGTTACGCGCGTCAGCAGCCGCTGGCACGTCTCGGACGCCCGCTGGTGGCCGCTCTCGCCGACCGTCTCGGCGAGAGCACGCACCTGGCGGTCATGAGCGGCCGCGACGTGCTGTACCTCGTGGAGGAGCGCGCGCCCGGTCGCCCGACGCTCGTGACCGACGTCGGGGTGCGCCTCCCCGCCCACCTCACGGCGACCGGACGCGCCATGCTCGCCGCCCTCCCCCCGGCTCAGGTGCGGGCCCTGTTCCCCGACGCGTCGGCGTTCGCCGATCGCACCGGGCGCGGACCCCGGCGGCTCAGCGAGCTCCGGCGGATCCTCCGCGACGTCCGCGGGGACGGAGTCGCCGAGGAGCACGGCGAGGTGACGCTGGGATTCCGGTCGGTCGCCGCCGTCGTGCGGGATCACGCCGGGTGGCCCGCGGCGGCGGTCGCGACGACGTGGGCCGAGGAGTCGACGCCTCGGCATCCCGACGTCGCCGCGCTCGTACGTGACACGGCGGGTGTCCTCGCCCGCCGCATCGGCGGGTGA
- a CDS encoding gamma-glutamylcyclotransferase family protein: MTLLRRYSERVESMGGELLFSYGTLQQPEVQLDTFGRIVEAEPDILPGFTVDYAEIVDERVVDVSGHAVHPIVRPTGNPLDKVVGKVMSITEDELDAADEYEVSLYRRISAPLASGRVAWVYVTA, encoded by the coding sequence ATGACGCTCCTGCGGCGCTACAGTGAGCGCGTGGAATCGATGGGCGGCGAACTGCTCTTCAGCTACGGCACACTCCAGCAGCCCGAGGTGCAGCTGGACACCTTCGGCAGGATCGTCGAGGCCGAACCCGACATCCTGCCCGGATTCACGGTGGACTACGCCGAGATCGTCGACGAACGCGTCGTGGATGTCTCGGGGCACGCGGTGCACCCCATCGTGCGCCCCACGGGCAATCCGCTGGACAAGGTGGTGGGGAAGGTCATGTCCATCACCGAGGACGAGCTCGACGCCGCCGACGAGTACGAGGTCTCGCTCTATCGCCGCATCTCGGCCCCGCTCGCCAGCGGCCGCGTCGCCTGGGTGTACGTGACGGCGTGA
- the hutI gene encoding imidazolonepropionase, producing the protein MTVTLITNIGELTTNVARDGDACGTLRGAAVLIDDGRIAWVGAAGEASDVSSRFARSTTGMRTVDAAGRAVLPGFVDSHTHLVFGGDRADEFEARMAGRSYSAGGIRRTVEATRAAGDEELRNRLAGFIGEMRRQGTTTVEIKTGYGLTVDDEERLARLAAEVTDEVTFLGAHVIPPEYAGDREGYVDLVCGPMLERCAPVAKWVDVFCEDGAFTAAEARRVLEAGLARSLQPRVHGNQLGEGPGVALAVGLGAASVDHCTYLTDADVRLLAGSATVATLLPGVEFSTRQPYPDARRLVDAGVTIALASDCNPGSSFTSSMPLMVALAVREMGLTVAEAVWAATAGGARALRRSDVGALAPGMRADAVLLDAPSRTHLAYRPGVPIVAAVWKDGGRVA; encoded by the coding sequence GTGACGGTGACGCTCATCACGAACATCGGGGAGCTGACGACGAACGTCGCCCGCGACGGCGACGCGTGTGGCACGCTCCGCGGCGCCGCTGTGCTGATCGACGACGGTCGGATCGCATGGGTCGGGGCCGCAGGGGAGGCGTCGGACGTTTCGTCTCGCTTCGCTCGCTCAACGACCGGGATGAGGACCGTGGATGCCGCGGGGCGGGCGGTGCTTCCCGGGTTCGTCGACTCACACACGCACCTGGTGTTCGGGGGTGACCGCGCCGACGAGTTCGAGGCTCGGATGGCCGGCAGGTCCTATTCCGCCGGGGGCATACGTCGCACCGTCGAGGCCACACGTGCGGCCGGGGACGAGGAGCTTCGGAATCGCCTTGCCGGGTTCATCGGCGAGATGCGCCGCCAGGGAACCACGACGGTGGAGATCAAGACGGGGTACGGGCTGACCGTCGACGACGAGGAGCGGCTTGCTCGCCTCGCGGCCGAGGTGACCGACGAGGTGACGTTCCTCGGAGCTCACGTGATCCCGCCGGAGTACGCCGGTGACCGCGAGGGTTACGTCGATCTCGTGTGCGGGCCGATGCTCGAGCGCTGCGCGCCCGTGGCGAAGTGGGTGGATGTCTTCTGCGAGGACGGCGCCTTCACCGCGGCGGAGGCGCGCCGGGTCCTCGAGGCGGGCCTCGCCCGCAGCCTTCAGCCCCGCGTGCACGGGAATCAGCTCGGGGAGGGCCCGGGTGTCGCCCTGGCGGTCGGTCTCGGCGCCGCATCCGTCGATCACTGCACGTACCTCACCGACGCCGATGTCCGCCTGCTCGCGGGGTCGGCCACCGTCGCCACGCTCCTGCCCGGGGTGGAGTTCTCCACGCGGCAGCCCTACCCCGACGCCCGTCGGCTCGTCGACGCCGGCGTCACCATCGCCCTCGCGAGCGACTGCAACCCCGGGTCGAGTTTCACCAGCTCGATGCCCCTGATGGTCGCCCTCGCGGTGCGCGAGATGGGTCTGACCGTCGCCGAGGCGGTGTGGGCGGCGACAGCGGGAGGGGCTCGGGCGCTCCGACGCAGCGACGTCGGCGCCCTGGCTCCGGGGATGAGGGCCGATGCGGTGCTGCTGGATGCGCCGTCGAGGACGCACCTGGCTTACCGGCCGGGTGTGCCGATCGTCGCGGCGGTCTGGAAGGACGGCGGACGCGTCGCGTAG
- a CDS encoding agmatinase family protein: MSGLFHDPLWPRAGEWPSAHDGAEISGRVDVAILGVPTWRTSLSATGAHATPAAVRAALQRYSATLIGPPALDLDAALSIVDAGDVPEPDGDAGEARVRRTVADLVARGAFVVGLGGDNAATVPVVQGGRAGGLITLDAHLDLRDGRSNGSPVRRLIEDGLDPRRIVQIGIADFANSPAYVARAVELGITLITLDEVRRRPAADLMAEAFEIAGAGAGGVHLDIDVDVCDRSVAPGCPASVPGGLSADALRALVRSATSDARLVSADIVEVDATADTEDGRTVRLAALCVLELLAGRAIR, translated from the coding sequence GTGAGCGGCCTCTTCCACGACCCGCTCTGGCCCCGTGCCGGCGAGTGGCCGTCCGCGCACGACGGCGCCGAGATCTCGGGGCGCGTCGATGTCGCGATCCTCGGCGTGCCGACCTGGCGGACGTCGCTGTCGGCGACCGGAGCGCACGCCACCCCCGCCGCCGTGCGTGCGGCGCTGCAGCGGTACAGCGCCACCCTGATCGGTCCGCCTGCGCTCGACCTCGACGCCGCACTGTCGATCGTCGACGCCGGGGACGTGCCCGAGCCCGACGGCGACGCCGGCGAGGCGCGCGTCCGCCGAACTGTGGCCGACCTCGTCGCCCGTGGCGCGTTCGTCGTCGGTCTCGGTGGCGACAACGCCGCGACCGTGCCGGTGGTCCAGGGTGGGCGGGCGGGCGGCCTCATCACCCTCGACGCCCACCTCGACCTGCGCGACGGCAGGTCGAACGGCTCGCCGGTTCGCCGGCTCATCGAGGACGGGCTCGATCCACGACGGATCGTGCAGATCGGCATCGCGGACTTCGCCAACTCCCCCGCGTACGTCGCGCGCGCCGTGGAACTGGGGATCACCCTCATCACCCTGGATGAGGTGCGCCGTCGCCCCGCCGCTGACCTCATGGCCGAGGCGTTCGAGATCGCAGGAGCGGGTGCAGGCGGCGTGCACCTGGACATCGATGTGGATGTCTGCGACCGCTCGGTCGCACCGGGCTGCCCGGCCTCGGTTCCGGGTGGGCTGAGCGCTGATGCGCTTCGCGCGCTGGTGCGGTCGGCGACGTCCGATGCCCGGCTGGTCTCAGCCGATATCGTCGAGGTCGACGCGACGGCCGACACCGAGGACGGCCGGACGGTGCGACTGGCCGCGCTGTGCGTCCTGGAGCTTCTGGCGGGGAGAGCGATCCGATGA
- the hutU gene encoding urocanate hydratase — protein MTDVQAPARAIRAPRGADRTAKSWGAEAAKRMLMNNLDPEVAERPDDLVVYGGTGKAARSWEAYDAIVRTLDDLEPDETLLVQSGKPVGVFRTHEWAPRVLIANSNLVGEWATWPEFRRLEHLGLTMYGQMTAGSWIYIGTQGILQGTYETFAAVARSMGRDDLAGTLTLTGGCGGMGGAQPLAVTLNGGAVLIVDVDESRLARRVEHGYLDEYTTDLDAAVARVVAARAAGEALSVGVVGNAAEVFPELLGRGTPIDIVTDQTSAHDPLSYLPVGVSVEQWRLEAERDPGEFTRRARESMAAQVAAMVGFQDAGAEVFDYGNSIRAEAQLGGFDRAFAFPGFVPAYIRPQFAEGRGPFRWVALSGDPEDIRKTDAAVKALFPENAALVRWLEKAGDAVHFEGLPARICWLGYQERHLAGLRFNEMVASGELAGPIVIGRDHLDAGSVASPYRETEAMADGSDAIADWPLLNALLNTASGASWVSIHHGGGVGIGRSIHAGQVTVADGSALAAEKLARVLVNDPGTGVMRHVDAGYERAREVAAERGLKVPMP, from the coding sequence ATGACCGACGTCCAGGCACCGGCCCGCGCGATCCGCGCGCCCCGTGGCGCGGACCGCACCGCCAAGAGCTGGGGAGCGGAGGCGGCCAAACGCATGCTCATGAACAACCTCGACCCCGAGGTCGCCGAGCGCCCCGACGACCTCGTCGTCTATGGCGGCACCGGGAAAGCCGCCCGCTCGTGGGAGGCGTACGACGCGATCGTCCGCACCCTCGACGACCTCGAGCCCGACGAGACGCTGCTGGTGCAGTCCGGAAAGCCGGTGGGGGTCTTCCGCACGCACGAGTGGGCGCCCCGTGTGCTCATCGCCAACTCCAACCTCGTCGGCGAGTGGGCGACGTGGCCCGAGTTCCGCCGCCTCGAGCACCTGGGCCTGACGATGTACGGCCAGATGACGGCGGGGTCGTGGATCTACATCGGCACGCAGGGGATCCTCCAGGGCACGTACGAGACCTTCGCTGCCGTCGCGCGGTCGATGGGGCGCGACGATCTGGCCGGCACGCTGACCCTGACCGGGGGATGCGGCGGCATGGGCGGCGCGCAGCCGCTCGCGGTCACCCTCAACGGGGGAGCGGTGCTCATCGTCGACGTCGACGAGTCGCGCCTCGCGCGCCGCGTCGAGCACGGCTACCTCGACGAGTACACGACCGACCTCGACGCCGCCGTCGCGCGCGTCGTCGCGGCGCGCGCGGCCGGCGAGGCGCTGTCGGTGGGCGTGGTGGGGAACGCGGCGGAGGTCTTCCCGGAGCTGCTGGGTCGCGGTACCCCGATCGACATCGTCACCGACCAGACCAGCGCGCACGACCCGCTGTCGTACCTGCCCGTCGGTGTGTCCGTCGAACAGTGGCGCCTCGAGGCCGAGCGCGACCCGGGGGAGTTCACTCGCCGGGCACGCGAATCGATGGCCGCGCAGGTCGCGGCGATGGTCGGCTTCCAGGACGCCGGCGCCGAGGTCTTCGACTACGGCAACTCGATCCGCGCCGAGGCGCAACTGGGCGGCTTCGACCGGGCCTTCGCGTTCCCGGGCTTCGTACCGGCGTACATCCGTCCGCAGTTCGCCGAGGGGCGCGGCCCGTTCCGCTGGGTGGCGCTGTCGGGCGACCCCGAAGACATCCGCAAGACGGATGCCGCGGTGAAGGCGCTCTTCCCCGAGAACGCCGCGCTCGTGCGGTGGCTGGAGAAGGCCGGCGACGCGGTGCACTTCGAGGGACTCCCGGCGCGCATCTGCTGGCTCGGCTACCAGGAGCGCCACCTCGCAGGTCTGCGATTCAACGAGATGGTCGCCTCCGGCGAGCTCGCCGGACCCATCGTGATCGGGCGCGACCACCTCGACGCCGGCTCCGTGGCCTCCCCGTACCGCGAGACCGAGGCGATGGCCGACGGTTCCGACGCGATCGCCGACTGGCCGCTGCTGAACGCCCTGCTCAACACGGCCTCGGGGGCGTCCTGGGTCTCGATCCACCACGGCGGTGGCGTGGGCATCGGCCGCAGCATCCATGCCGGACAGGTGACGGTCGCCGACGGGTCGGCGCTCGCCGCCGAGAAGCTCGCGCGCGTGCTCGTCAACGACCCCGGAACGGGCGTCATGCGCCACGTCGACGCCGGCTACGAACGCGCGCGCGAGGTCGCTGCCGAGCGCGGGCTGAAGGTTCCGATGCCGTGA